In Harpia harpyja isolate bHarHar1 chromosome 12, bHarHar1 primary haplotype, whole genome shotgun sequence, a single window of DNA contains:
- the PEX12 gene encoding peroxisome assembly protein 12 — translation MAELGAHLTAPSAGDDRPSIFEAVAQDSLMAAVKPALQHLAKVLVESNPGRYGFLWHWFDEIYVLLDLLLQQHYLTRCSASFSENFYSLKRIPIGDHRQQPLATAGLPKRQHWKSLLLLVLVPYLKGKLEKLVSSLREEDEYSIHPPSSSWKRFYRAFLAAYPFVNMTWEGWFLIQQLCYILGKAQHHSPMLRLAGVRLVRLTAEDMQALEKKLAGATASQTHSIKTQVQSAVRKALAGIAFSLSTGLSISVFFLQFLDWWYSSENQETIKSLTALPTPPPPMHLDHGAGSALLPKLKTVCPLCRKIRVNATALSTSGFVFCYRCVYNYVKTHQRCPITGYATELQHLVKLYSPES, via the exons ATGGCGGAGCTGGGCGCCCACCTCACGGCCCCCTCGGCCGGCGACGACCGGCCTTCCATCTTCGAGGCGGTGGCTCAGGACAGCCTGATGGCCGCCGTGAAACCCGCCCTGCAGCACCTAGCCAAG GTACTTGTTGAATCTAATCCTGGCCGATACGGCTTCCTCTGGCACTGGTTTGATGAGATCTATGTCCTTCTGGatttgctgctccagcagcactaTCTGACCAGGTGCAGTGCCTCCTTTTCTGAAAACTTCTATAGCTTAAAGAGGATACCAATAGGAGATCACAGACAGCAGCCTCTGGCCACTGCTGGCCTGCCAAAGAGGCAGCACTGGAAGTCTCTCCTCTTGCTGGTTCTTGTTCCTTACCTGAAAGGAAAGCTAGAGAAACTGGTGTCCAGCCTGAGGGAAGAGGATGAGTACTCCATCCACCCTCCATCATCATCCTGGAAGCGCTTTTACAGAGCCTTTCTAGCTGCCTACCCCTTTGTAAACATGACCTGGGAGGGCTGGTTTCTCATCCAGCAACTGTGCTATATCCTTGGGAAAGCTCAGCATCATTCACCCATGCTGCGGCTGGCTGGTGTTCGCCTCGTCAGACTAACTGCAGAGGATATGCAGGCCCTGGAGAAGAAATTGGCTGGAGCCACCGCAAGTCAAACACACAG CATTAAAACACAAGTGCAGTCAGCAGTGAGGAAAGCGTTGGCTGGCATTGCCTTCTCCCTGTCCACCGGGCTGTCCATCAGCGTGTTCTTCCTCCAGTTCCTGGACTGGTGGTACTCCTCAGAAAACCAAGAGACAATCAAATCTCTGACAGCACTCCCAACTCCTCCACCCCCCATGCACCTCGACCACGGGGCCGGCTCAGCTCTCTTACCCAAACTGAAGACCGTGTGCCCTCTGTGCCGCAAAATTCGCGTCAATGCCACGGCCCTGTCCACGTCCGGCTTTGTGTTTTGCTACCGCTGTGTGTACAATTACGTGAAGACTCACCAGCGCTGCCCGATCACAGGCTACGCCACAGAGCTGCAGCACCTTGTCAAACTGTACTCTCCTGAGAGCTGA